A genomic stretch from Pseudomonadota bacterium includes:
- the pal gene encoding peptidoglycan-associated lipoprotein Pal, with the protein MNTKIASLVLVLSVALFGCQSTQQVVEEPAPEPQVMKPKPKPAPKPAPQVAKPAEPKPVDPNSYEELLKIRTLFFDFDRSDLRPEDQKVVAAHARFLRENPGSKLRLEGHADERGSREYNIGLGERRAQTVRRNLALQGAGADQLSTISYGEEKPLDSGHTESSWQLNRRVELVYN; encoded by the coding sequence ATGAACACGAAAATCGCAAGCCTGGTACTGGTCCTTTCAGTCGCGCTGTTCGGGTGTCAGTCGACCCAACAGGTGGTCGAGGAGCCCGCGCCCGAACCACAGGTCATGAAGCCGAAGCCGAAACCGGCGCCGAAACCAGCACCGCAAGTGGCCAAGCCCGCCGAGCCTAAGCCGGTTGACCCGAATTCCTACGAGGAATTGCTTAAAATTCGTACACTCTTTTTCGACTTCGACCGCAGCGACTTGCGCCCTGAAGATCAGAAAGTGGTGGCCGCACACGCACGCTTCCTGCGAGAAAACCCAGGATCGAAATTGCGACTCGAGGGCCACGCCGATGAGCGCGGTTCGCGAGAGTACAACATTGGTCTTGGCGAGCGTCGCGCCCAAACGGTCCGTCGCAACCTCGCGCTCCAAGGCGCGGGTGCCGATCAGTTGTCCACGATCAGCTATGGCGAAGAGAAGCCGCTCGATTCCGGTCACACCGAATCGTCATGGCAACTCAACCGCCGCGTTGAGTTGGTGTACAACTAA
- the tolB gene encoding Tol-Pal system beta propeller repeat protein TolB — translation MTRRLKQVLVGIYLMGLASISHGQGALELVITSGVTDPTPIAIVPFGWEGGTALAEDVAQVIEDDLSSTGRFLPFPRRNMLEQPTDDYEVDLDDWGLLGVEFVVIGKILPSQSGMVDIRYSLFDVVKRERLASQIVKARADRMRSAGHFIADEIYEALLGQRGIFSTRIAYVTQSEAGDFELVVADADGENAKTVVRAREPIMSPAWSPDSEQLAYVIFEEGGSAIYIRNIYSGAATRVSARQGVNGAPAFSPDGQMLALTLSSRTGNLDVYTLDLNTQELNRITRSSAIDTEPAWSMDGQTLYFNSDRSGGPQIYSVPVAGGNPSRITFEGRYNARPRVAPDGRSLAVVHENDGQYQIGRVDLITGGLTLLSDGRLDESPSIAPNGAVLIYATSRGRLGGLATVSSDGQVKRELNSKGTSVREPVWSPFPLETN, via the coding sequence ATGACGCGACGACTGAAACAGGTGTTGGTGGGTATTTACCTAATGGGGCTGGCATCGATTAGTCACGGCCAAGGCGCGCTGGAGCTCGTGATTACATCGGGTGTCACCGACCCCACACCCATCGCAATCGTGCCGTTTGGCTGGGAAGGTGGGACCGCGCTGGCTGAAGATGTGGCCCAGGTGATTGAAGACGACCTGTCGAGCACCGGTCGCTTTCTGCCGTTTCCTCGCCGTAATATGTTGGAGCAACCCACTGACGACTACGAAGTAGACCTGGATGACTGGGGTTTGCTGGGTGTGGAATTTGTTGTGATCGGCAAAATACTGCCCAGTCAGAGTGGCATGGTAGACATTCGCTATTCGCTGTTTGACGTGGTCAAGCGCGAGCGGTTGGCAAGCCAGATCGTAAAGGCGCGGGCTGATCGAATGCGCAGTGCCGGGCATTTTATCGCCGACGAAATCTACGAGGCGTTGCTGGGTCAGCGTGGCATCTTTTCGACGCGGATCGCCTATGTCACACAATCTGAGGCGGGTGACTTTGAATTGGTCGTGGCCGATGCGGATGGCGAGAATGCCAAAACCGTCGTGCGTGCGCGTGAACCGATTATGTCCCCGGCCTGGTCACCCGATAGCGAACAACTGGCCTACGTGATTTTTGAGGAAGGCGGCTCGGCGATCTACATCCGCAATATTTATTCTGGGGCGGCGACTCGCGTCTCGGCGCGACAAGGCGTCAACGGCGCGCCGGCCTTTTCACCCGACGGTCAAATGCTGGCGCTGACGTTGTCGAGCCGAACGGGCAATCTGGATGTGTATACGCTGGACTTGAATACCCAAGAACTCAATCGAATTACCCGCTCGAGTGCCATTGATACGGAACCCGCCTGGTCAATGGACGGGCAGACTTTATACTTCAATTCCGATCGTAGCGGCGGCCCGCAGATCTATTCGGTGCCGGTCGCCGGGGGCAACCCCAGTCGAATTACATTTGAGGGCCGTTACAACGCGCGCCCGCGTGTGGCGCCGGACGGGCGGAGTCTGGCAGTCGTTCATGAGAATGACGGACAGTATCAAATTGGCCGAGTTGATCTGATCACCGGTGGCCTGACCCTGCTCAGTGATGGGCGTTTGGATGAATCGCCCAGCATCGCGCCCAACGGGGCGGTGCTGATCTATGCGACCAGCCGGGGACGTCTCGGCGGGCTCGCGACCGTATCGTCCGACGGGCAGGTGAAGCGAGAGTTGAATTCGAAAGGCACGTCGGTGCGGGAACCGGTCTGGTCGCCGTTTCCGCTCGAAACCAATTAA
- the tolA gene encoding cell envelope integrity protein TolA has translation MNGPSKTAWVVSLVFHAALVALMVFGPSLRPTVRPPLPSGPVMEAVMIDPGELDLVPLEEPDGPTPAELERERLAKEEAEREAQRQRDAQARAEQREREEAERIAREEQQAEQERIAREKQAEAEEAARVERERREQERADAERLAKEKAEADRLAAEQAEAERLAQEKAEAEQREREKAEAERIAKEKAEEARKERERIAKEKAAEAARQAEAARKLREQMAREEEMRRSMGLEQQRTEAVDNGLLAQYIAQIVAKVERNWNRPPSAGEGLSCTVKASQLPGGEVATVEIVECNGDAVVQRSIENAVFKASPLPEPADPTLFERNLVFRFEPKS, from the coding sequence GTGAACGGACCGAGCAAAACCGCCTGGGTAGTCTCGCTCGTGTTTCACGCTGCGCTCGTAGCATTGATGGTCTTTGGGCCATCGTTGCGACCGACCGTGCGTCCACCCCTGCCATCCGGACCGGTCATGGAGGCGGTCATGATCGATCCAGGTGAACTCGATTTGGTGCCGCTCGAGGAGCCCGACGGGCCGACCCCGGCGGAGCTCGAGCGTGAGCGCCTGGCCAAAGAAGAAGCGGAGCGTGAAGCCCAGCGCCAGCGTGACGCGCAAGCGCGAGCGGAGCAACGCGAACGTGAGGAGGCGGAACGAATCGCACGCGAGGAGCAGCAAGCGGAGCAAGAGCGCATTGCACGAGAAAAGCAGGCCGAGGCGGAGGAGGCCGCGCGAGTCGAGCGCGAACGACGCGAACAAGAACGCGCCGACGCGGAGCGTTTGGCAAAAGAGAAAGCAGAGGCCGATCGATTGGCGGCAGAACAGGCCGAAGCCGAGCGGTTGGCTCAAGAAAAAGCAGAGGCAGAGCAGCGGGAACGAGAAAAGGCCGAGGCCGAGCGCATCGCCAAAGAAAAGGCAGAAGAAGCGCGTAAAGAGCGCGAACGCATCGCGAAAGAAAAGGCGGCCGAGGCGGCGCGCCAAGCTGAAGCGGCGCGTAAGTTGCGGGAGCAGATGGCGCGTGAAGAGGAAATGCGTCGAAGTATGGGGTTGGAACAACAGCGCACCGAGGCGGTCGATAACGGCTTGCTCGCTCAATATATCGCGCAGATCGTGGCCAAAGTTGAGCGGAACTGGAACCGCCCACCCAGTGCGGGGGAAGGCTTATCGTGCACAGTTAAAGCGTCTCAACTGCCGGGCGGCGAGGTGGCGACGGTTGAAATTGTTGAATGCAACGGCGACGCCGTCGTGCAGCGATCGATTGAGAATGCGGTTTTCAAAGCCTCACCGCTGCCCGAGCCGGCCGACCCCACATTGTTTGAGCGTAATCTGGTGTTCCGGTTTGAGCCAAAGTCGTGA
- the tolR gene encoding protein TolR: protein MARSKRRVMGDINVVPYIDVMLVLLVIFMVTAPLLTQGVEVELPSADAEPISDELLDNNDPLVLSIDANGRMYLSVGKDEDQPIDELEVRNRARKVMNTNPAIPVLVRADHRVAYGDVVAGMVLLQSAGAKKVGFITDPPDRVADLPE from the coding sequence ATGGCACGTAGTAAACGCAGGGTGATGGGCGACATTAACGTCGTGCCCTATATTGATGTGATGCTGGTTTTGCTGGTCATTTTCATGGTGACGGCGCCGCTCCTGACGCAGGGCGTCGAGGTGGAGTTGCCGAGTGCCGACGCGGAGCCGATTAGCGACGAATTGCTGGACAACAATGATCCTCTGGTCCTGTCGATCGATGCCAACGGCCGCATGTATTTGAGCGTCGGTAAAGACGAGGATCAGCCTATTGATGAGCTCGAAGTGCGCAATCGCGCCCGCAAAGTGATGAACACTAACCCGGCCATTCCCGTGTTGGTTCGCGCGGATCATCGCGTCGCCTACGGTGACGTGGTGGCCGGCATGGTTCTCTTGCAGAGCGCTGGCGCTAAAAAAGTCGGGTTTATCACCGATCCACCCGATCGCGTAGCGGATCTACCTGAGTAA
- the tolQ gene encoding protein TolQ, which translates to MNDHSILDLILGASFVVQLVMATLLLASIASWAIIVNKSRLIRKSREISDEFESTFWSGSDLTTIYQRISGSGRSSQGMEAIFAAGFGEFTRLRGESNLIPAQIVEGCQRAMRVSQAKEIDRLEHNLATLATVGSTSPYVGLFGTVWGIMNAFLGLGAIKNPTLSVVAPGISEALIATAMGLFAAIPAVIAYNRYADQVDRLESRFETFMEEFSSILQRYAQQRKAQ; encoded by the coding sequence ATGAACGATCATTCCATTCTCGATCTTATTCTAGGCGCCAGCTTCGTCGTGCAGCTTGTCATGGCGACGCTGCTGCTCGCGTCGATCGCGTCGTGGGCAATCATCGTGAATAAAAGTCGCCTGATCCGAAAGTCACGCGAAATATCCGATGAGTTTGAATCAACGTTCTGGTCCGGCAGTGATCTGACCACGATCTATCAGCGCATATCTGGGTCCGGCCGATCCAGTCAGGGCATGGAGGCGATCTTTGCGGCGGGCTTCGGTGAGTTCACGCGACTGCGTGGCGAGAGCAACCTCATCCCGGCGCAGATTGTGGAGGGTTGTCAGCGTGCGATGCGGGTCTCACAGGCAAAAGAAATCGATCGACTCGAGCACAACTTGGCCACGCTCGCTACTGTGGGCTCGACAAGTCCGTACGTGGGTTTGTTCGGCACCGTGTGGGGCATCATGAACGCGTTTCTGGGGCTTGGGGCCATAAAAAACCCAACACTGTCGGTGGTTGCGCCCGGTATTTCCGAGGCCTTGATCGCCACTGCGATGGGGTTGTTTGCGGCCATCCCAGCCGTCATTGCCTATAACCGCTATGCCGATCAAGTCGATCGATTAGAAAGTCGGTTTGAAACCTTCATGGAAGAGTTTTCCAGCATTCTTCAGCGCTACGCCCAACAGCGGAAAGCGCAATAG
- a CDS encoding YbgC/FadM family acyl-CoA thioesterase, with the protein MYIFKAKVYYEDTDAIGVVYHANYLKFCDRARTQWLADLGIFDDLASSSSTFVVAAATMRFIAPARLGDELRVNTSVEQFGRASVTFFQTVERDSDQRRLFEASIRCAHVAGSTLKPARMPLHYTSRFTD; encoded by the coding sequence ATGTATATATTTAAGGCTAAAGTGTATTATGAGGATACCGATGCGATCGGGGTGGTGTATCACGCCAACTATCTGAAGTTTTGCGATCGAGCGCGCACCCAATGGCTGGCTGATCTTGGCATCTTCGATGATCTGGCTTCGTCGTCAAGCACCTTTGTGGTCGCCGCGGCAACGATGCGCTTCATCGCGCCGGCGCGATTGGGTGACGAACTACGCGTGAACACATCAGTCGAACAGTTCGGTCGGGCTAGCGTCACGTTCTTTCAAACTGTGGAAAGGGACTCAGATCAACGCCGATTGTTTGAGGCCAGCATCCGGTGCGCGCATGTGGCAGGATCGACCCTTAAGCCTGCGCGAATGCCACTTCACTATACCTCTCGGTTTACCGATTAA
- the ruvB gene encoding Holliday junction branch migration DNA helicase RuvB — protein sequence MIEQDRLVSGVPEEGEQSIERAIRPRTLEEYVGQRRVKRQMRVFIEAARQRNEALDHMLIFGPPGLGKTTLAHIVANEMGASLRQTSGPVLEKAGDLAAILTNLEAGDVLFIDEIHRLSPVIEEVLYPAMEDFQLDIMIGEGPAARSIKIDLPRFCLVGATTRAGLLTSPLRDRFGIVQRLEFYETAELADIVARSADILALPTDAAGATAVAARSRGTPRIANRLLRRVRDFAEVEGDGRVTEAVANAALDMLEVDPQGFDIMDQKLLRTVIDKFDGGPVGVESLAAAIGDERGTIEDVIEPYLIQQGFLMRTSRGRVATARAYRHFGLEPGNADDSLPLFKDGDPSA from the coding sequence GTGATTGAGCAAGATCGGCTGGTCAGCGGGGTACCCGAAGAGGGAGAGCAATCCATTGAGCGCGCGATTCGTCCGCGTACCCTCGAGGAATACGTAGGCCAACGGCGTGTAAAACGGCAAATGCGCGTGTTTATCGAGGCGGCACGACAGCGCAATGAAGCGCTCGACCACATGCTCATTTTTGGTCCCCCGGGTTTGGGTAAAACCACGCTCGCGCACATCGTCGCCAATGAAATGGGGGCGAGTTTACGGCAGACCTCTGGGCCCGTGCTCGAAAAAGCCGGCGATCTGGCTGCCATACTGACCAATCTCGAGGCCGGTGACGTGTTGTTTATTGACGAAATCCATCGCTTAAGCCCGGTTATCGAAGAAGTGCTGTATCCAGCGATGGAAGACTTCCAGCTCGACATCATGATCGGGGAGGGGCCAGCGGCGCGGTCCATCAAAATCGACTTACCGCGCTTTTGCTTGGTAGGTGCAACGACCCGTGCGGGTTTGCTGACCTCACCCTTGCGCGATCGTTTCGGCATCGTCCAGCGTTTGGAGTTTTATGAAACCGCAGAATTGGCTGATATCGTTGCGCGATCAGCCGATATTCTCGCGCTGCCCACGGATGCGGCCGGTGCAACAGCGGTCGCGGCCCGTTCGCGTGGCACACCCCGCATCGCCAATCGGCTACTGCGGCGGGTACGTGATTTTGCCGAGGTGGAGGGGGACGGGCGCGTTACGGAAGCGGTGGCTAATGCGGCCTTGGACATGCTCGAGGTCGACCCACAAGGTTTCGACATCATGGACCAAAAACTATTGCGCACGGTGATCGATAAATTTGATGGAGGGCCGGTTGGCGTCGAGAGTTTGGCTGCGGCGATCGGTGATGAACGCGGCACGATCGAGGACGTGATCGAACCGTATCTTATTCAACAGGGCTTTTTGATGCGCACTTCACGCGGCCGCGTCGCGACCGCACGTGCCTACCGCCATTTCGGGTTGGAACCGGGCAACGCCGATGACTCCTTACCATTGTTTAAGGATGGCGACCCATCGGCTTGA
- the ruvA gene encoding Holliday junction branch migration protein RuvA has translation MIGYLRGTLALKQPPDLVIDVNGVGYELLAPMSTFYDLPETGATVSVFTHLAVSENAHTLYAFASNQDRVLFRALIKVSGVGPKLAMTVLSGITPAEFADAIANGDVDRLVRLPGIGKKTAQRLLVEMKDPLAKLSFGGTATTGSATSEAVSALQALGYKEAEVRRMLKNMDTEGLSTEELIRQALKASA, from the coding sequence ATGATTGGCTACTTGCGTGGAACGCTGGCGCTCAAGCAGCCGCCGGACTTGGTGATCGATGTCAATGGCGTGGGGTATGAGCTGTTGGCGCCGATGTCGACGTTTTATGACTTGCCCGAAACCGGTGCCACCGTTTCGGTTTTTACTCATTTGGCTGTCAGTGAAAACGCGCACACGCTGTATGCCTTTGCGTCTAACCAAGACCGAGTTTTATTTCGCGCGTTAATAAAGGTGTCTGGCGTTGGACCCAAACTGGCGATGACGGTGTTATCAGGGATTACGCCTGCCGAGTTTGCCGATGCGATCGCCAACGGCGATGTCGATCGGCTGGTGCGCCTTCCTGGAATTGGCAAGAAAACCGCTCAGCGACTGCTGGTGGAAATGAAAGACCCGCTGGCGAAACTCAGTTTTGGTGGTACTGCGACGACGGGCAGCGCAACCAGCGAGGCCGTCAGCGCGCTCCAGGCGCTGGGATACAAAGAAGCGGAAGTTCGACGCATGCTGAAAAACATGGATACCGAAGGGCTCAGCACTGAAGAGCTCATTCGTCAGGCGCTCAAAGCCAGTGCATGA
- the ruvC gene encoding crossover junction endodeoxyribonuclease RuvC — translation MRILGIDPGSRLTGYGVIDVRGSQVRYVASGCIRTPKGSHINRLHTIGQGVRQLLADYQPAEAAIEQVFVSKNADSALKLGQARAAAICRILDDLDAEAIYEYTPRAIKQAAVGFGGASKEQVQHMMKHLLKLSGDLSADAADALAVAVCHANTRGMVAKTRAAGIVR, via the coding sequence GTGCGCATCCTGGGCATTGATCCAGGCTCACGCCTGACCGGTTATGGTGTGATTGATGTGCGCGGTAGCCAGGTGCGTTACGTGGCCAGTGGCTGCATTCGCACGCCCAAGGGCTCGCACATCAATCGGCTGCACACCATTGGGCAGGGCGTACGGCAATTACTGGCTGACTATCAGCCTGCAGAGGCGGCGATTGAGCAGGTTTTCGTGAGCAAGAATGCCGACAGTGCTCTCAAGCTCGGCCAGGCCCGTGCGGCCGCCATCTGTCGCATTCTGGATGACCTGGATGCCGAGGCCATTTACGAATATACGCCCAGAGCGATTAAGCAGGCGGCCGTCGGATTTGGCGGCGCGTCGAAAGAACAGGTGCAGCACATGATGAAACACCTGCTCAAGCTGTCAGGCGATTTGTCTGCCGACGCGGCCGATGCGCTGGCGGTCGCCGTGTGTCATGCCAACACGCGTGGCATGGTGGCCAAGACTCGAGCTGCTGGGATTGTGCGATGA
- a CDS encoding YebC/PmpR family DNA-binding transcriptional regulator, translating into MAGHSKWANIQHRKGAQDKKRGKLFTKVIREISVAARMGGSDLDANPRLRLAVDKAKAVSMPKDNIERAIKKAAGELEGANYEEVRYEGYGPGGAAVMVDCMTDNRNRTVAEVRHAFSKAGGNLGSDGSVAYLFNKVGLISIGQEADEDALMEAALDAGAEDVVNNSDGTFDVTTDPNEFEAVRDALTGAEFPVERSEVTMQASTTAELNAKEAQTIMNLLERLEDLDDVQEVYSNAEISDEILAGMAD; encoded by the coding sequence ATGGCAGGCCATAGTAAATGGGCAAATATTCAGCACCGCAAGGGCGCACAGGATAAAAAACGCGGAAAGTTATTTACCAAAGTGATCCGAGAGATTTCGGTTGCAGCACGGATGGGGGGATCGGATTTGGACGCCAATCCGCGACTGCGGTTAGCGGTCGATAAAGCCAAAGCGGTGTCGATGCCCAAAGACAATATCGAGCGTGCGATCAAAAAAGCGGCGGGCGAACTCGAAGGGGCGAACTATGAGGAGGTGCGCTACGAGGGCTATGGCCCAGGCGGCGCCGCCGTCATGGTGGACTGCATGACCGATAATCGAAACCGCACGGTAGCGGAGGTGCGTCATGCGTTTAGTAAGGCGGGCGGTAATCTCGGCTCGGACGGCTCGGTGGCGTATCTGTTTAACAAAGTCGGATTGATCAGCATAGGGCAGGAGGCGGATGAAGACGCCCTGATGGAGGCTGCGCTCGATGCCGGTGCTGAGGATGTGGTCAATAACAGTGACGGTACCTTCGATGTCACAACCGATCCCAATGAGTTTGAAGCGGTGAGGGATGCGCTGACCGGTGCTGAGTTTCCGGTGGAACGCTCTGAAGTGACGATGCAAGCGTCAACCACAGCCGAACTCAATGCCAAAGAAGCTCAGACCATTATGAACTTGCTCGAACGTCTCGAAGACCTGGACGATGTGCAAGAAGTCTATTCCAACGCTGAGATCTCTGACGAGATTCTGGCTGGTATGGCGGACTAA